Proteins from a genomic interval of Stenotrophomonas maltophilia:
- the secE gene encoding preprotein translocase subunit SecE, producing the protein MNSKIEHSKDNSANGGDIVKYVAASLLVLAGLFVWFWFSADSGRATQLGAWAGQLRALAVVVGLVGGIGVFMLTGKGRDTREFLSESRFELRKVVWPTRQEAIRMTWVVMVVVTILSLLLGGFDYVIQWLVQLFLSR; encoded by the coding sequence ATGAATAGCAAGATCGAACACTCCAAGGACAACTCCGCCAACGGTGGGGATATCGTCAAGTATGTCGCCGCATCGCTGCTGGTGCTGGCCGGTCTGTTCGTCTGGTTCTGGTTCTCCGCCGACTCCGGTCGCGCAACCCAGCTGGGTGCGTGGGCGGGTCAGCTGCGTGCGTTGGCGGTCGTGGTCGGTCTGGTTGGCGGTATCGGCGTGTTCATGCTGACCGGCAAGGGGCGCGACACCCGCGAATTCCTCTCCGAGTCGCGCTTCGAACTGCGCAAGGTGGTCTGGCCGACGCGCCAGGAAGCCATCCGCATGACCTGGGTCGTGATGGTGGTGGTGACCATTCTCAGTCTGTTGCTGGGTGGGTTCGATTACGTCATTCAGTGGCTGGTTCAGTTGTTCCTGAGCCGCTAA
- the nusG gene encoding transcription termination/antitermination protein NusG — protein sequence MKRWYVVHAYSGFEKSVAQALRDRIVRDGMEERFGDVLVPTEEVVEMRAGQKRRSERKFFPGYVLVQIETHEEAGIPRIDNESWHLVKETPRVMGFIGGTADRPLPIADSEAEAILNRVQEGVEKPRPKVLFEPGQMVRVTDGPFNDFNGVVEEVNYEKSRLRVSVLIFGRATPVELEFGQVEKAV from the coding sequence ATGAAGCGTTGGTACGTCGTTCACGCCTATTCGGGCTTCGAGAAGTCGGTGGCGCAGGCTCTGCGCGATCGCATCGTCCGTGACGGCATGGAAGAGCGCTTCGGCGATGTCCTGGTCCCGACCGAAGAAGTGGTCGAGATGCGCGCTGGCCAGAAGCGCCGTTCCGAGCGCAAGTTCTTCCCGGGCTATGTGCTGGTCCAGATCGAGACCCACGAAGAAGCCGGTATTCCGCGCATCGATAACGAAAGCTGGCACCTGGTCAAGGAAACCCCGCGCGTGATGGGCTTCATCGGCGGTACTGCCGACCGCCCGCTGCCGATCGCCGATTCCGAGGCCGAGGCCATCCTGAATCGCGTTCAGGAAGGTGTCGAGAAGCCGCGTCCGAAGGTGCTGTTCGAGCCGGGCCAGATGGTCCGTGTCACCGACGGCCCGTTCAACGATTTCAATGGCGTCGTCGAAGAAGTCAACTACGAGAAGAGCCGTCTGCGCGTCTCGGTGCTGATCTTCGGTCGTGCCACCCCGGTCGAGCTCGAGTTCGGCCAGGTCGAAAAGGCCGTCTGA
- the rplK gene encoding 50S ribosomal protein L11, with amino-acid sequence MAKKVVGYIKLQVKAGQANPSPPVGPALGQRGLNIMEFCKAFNAATQKLEPGLPVPVIITAYSDRTFTFITKSTPATTLLKKAAGISSGSKRPNTEKVGKVTRKQLEEIAKAKEPDLTAADLDAAVRTIAGSARSMGLVVEG; translated from the coding sequence ATGGCAAAGAAAGTTGTCGGTTACATCAAGCTGCAGGTGAAGGCCGGTCAGGCCAACCCCTCGCCGCCGGTCGGTCCTGCGCTGGGTCAGCGCGGCCTGAACATCATGGAATTCTGCAAGGCGTTCAACGCTGCCACGCAGAAGCTCGAGCCGGGTCTGCCGGTTCCGGTGATCATCACGGCCTACTCGGACCGTACGTTCACCTTCATCACCAAGAGCACCCCGGCCACCACCCTGCTGAAGAAGGCCGCTGGCATCTCGTCGGGCTCCAAGCGCCCGAACACCGAGAAGGTCGGCAAGGTCACCCGTAAGCAGCTGGAAGAGATCGCCAAGGCGAAGGAACCGGATCTGACTGCCGCCGATCTGGACGCCGCCGTGCGTACCATCGCTGGCTCTGCCCGTTCCATGGGCCTCGTGGTGGAGGGTTAA
- the rplA gene encoding 50S ribosomal protein L1: MAQTKREKAIKAAVVPGKAYAFEDAINILKSAAKAKFVESIDVAVRLGVDAKKSDQQVRGSTVLPAGTGKSVRVAVFAPAGAKADEALAAGAEAVGMDDLAEKMQAGDLNYDVVIATPDAMRVVGKLGTVLGPRGLMPNPKVGTVSPNPGEAVKNAKSGQVRYRTDKAGIIHCTIGKADFAEDALKSNLTALLLDLIKAKPATSKGTYLQKVSVSSTMGPGVTVDQSSLTLK; the protein is encoded by the coding sequence ATGGCACAGACCAAGCGTGAGAAGGCCATCAAGGCCGCCGTCGTTCCGGGCAAGGCATACGCCTTCGAGGACGCGATCAACATCCTGAAGAGCGCCGCCAAGGCCAAGTTCGTCGAGTCGATCGACGTCGCTGTGCGCCTGGGCGTCGATGCGAAGAAGTCCGACCAGCAGGTCCGTGGCTCCACCGTGCTGCCGGCCGGTACCGGCAAGTCGGTCCGCGTCGCCGTGTTCGCTCCGGCCGGTGCCAAGGCTGACGAAGCCCTGGCCGCTGGCGCCGAAGCCGTCGGTATGGATGATCTGGCCGAGAAGATGCAGGCCGGCGATCTGAACTACGACGTCGTCATCGCGACCCCGGACGCCATGCGCGTCGTCGGTAAGCTGGGTACCGTGCTGGGCCCGCGCGGCCTGATGCCGAACCCGAAGGTCGGCACCGTTTCCCCGAACCCGGGTGAAGCCGTGAAGAACGCCAAGTCGGGTCAGGTCCGTTACCGCACCGACAAGGCCGGCATCATCCACTGCACCATCGGCAAGGCCGACTTCGCCGAAGACGCGCTGAAGTCGAACCTGACCGCGCTGCTGCTGGACCTGATCAAGGCCAAGCCGGCCACCTCGAAGGGCACCTACCTGCAGAAGGTTTCGGTCAGCTCGACGATGGGCCCGGGCGTCACCGTCGACCAGTCGTCGCTGACCCTGAAGTAA
- the rplJ gene encoding 50S ribosomal protein L10: MALNLSQKQEVVAELADVAAKAHSLIAAEYAGTTVAQMTAMRKQARETGVFLKVVKNTLASRAVEGTEFAVAQDQMVGPLLYAFSLEEPGAAGRLIKEAAKGNDKLKAKVVAIGGEVFPASHVDVLASLPTRDQALAMLARVLTEPVTMFARAIKAVGEKQGGGDVAADAAEPAAETA; encoded by the coding sequence ATGGCTCTCAATCTGTCCCAGAAGCAAGAAGTAGTCGCCGAGCTGGCAGACGTCGCCGCCAAGGCCCACTCCTTGATCGCAGCCGAATACGCTGGCACCACGGTCGCCCAGATGACCGCGATGCGCAAGCAGGCTCGTGAAACCGGTGTTTTCTTGAAGGTTGTCAAGAACACCCTGGCTTCGCGCGCCGTTGAAGGCACCGAGTTCGCAGTCGCCCAGGACCAGATGGTTGGTCCGCTGCTGTACGCGTTCTCGCTCGAGGAGCCCGGCGCTGCCGGTCGCCTGATCAAGGAAGCCGCCAAGGGCAACGACAAGCTGAAGGCTAAGGTCGTCGCCATCGGTGGCGAAGTGTTCCCGGCAAGCCACGTCGACGTGCTGGCCTCGCTGCCGACCCGCGACCAGGCCCTGGCCATGCTGGCCCGCGTCCTGACCGAGCCGGTCACGATGTTTGCCCGCGCCATCAAGGCCGTTGGCGAGAAGCAGGGTGGTGGCGACGTCGCCGCCGACGCTGCCGAGCCGGCCGCCGAGACCGCCTGA
- the rplL gene encoding 50S ribosomal protein L7/L12 — MSLTNEQIVDAIAEKSLMEVMELVKAIEEKFGVSAAAPVAVAAAAGPAAAVEEQTEFTVTLKSAGDKKVEVIKAVRAITGLGLKEAKDLAEAGGVLKDAASKEDAEKMKKDLEAAGATVEVK, encoded by the coding sequence ATGTCCCTTACCAACGAACAGATCGTCGACGCCATCGCCGAGAAGTCCCTGATGGAAGTGATGGAGCTGGTCAAGGCCATCGAAGAGAAGTTCGGCGTCTCCGCCGCTGCTCCGGTTGCAGTGGCTGCTGCCGCTGGCCCGGCCGCTGCTGTTGAAGAGCAGACCGAGTTCACCGTCACCCTGAAGTCGGCCGGCGACAAGAAGGTCGAAGTCATCAAGGCCGTCCGTGCCATCACCGGCCTGGGCCTGAAGGAAGCGAAGGACCTGGCCGAAGCCGGTGGCGTCCTGAAGGATGCCGCTTCGAAGGAAGACGCCGAGAAGATGAAGAAGGACCTGGAAGCTGCTGGCGCGACTGTCGAAGTCAAGTAA